The proteins below come from a single Halomonas binhaiensis genomic window:
- the recO gene encoding DNA repair protein RecO, translated as MQPQPAYLLHKRPYRETSALVDILTLNHGRIRAVAQGVQRPGSRSRSQMQPFAPLHMTWQGERELKRLRLIESRGAAAMLVGEGLLCGLYANELLTRLLPMELPVADVFAFYTAAMTELTVPASRAPALRRLEVALLDALDAAPRFTTPGGTTLDPQARYRYEPHSRGFTPAAEGMDGRTLRLLAHCDWGEPGLAGAAKIITRAALAPLLGDRPLRSRALMQSLVERRRQP; from the coding sequence ATGCAGCCACAGCCGGCCTATCTGCTGCACAAGCGACCCTATCGGGAAACCAGTGCCCTGGTGGACATCCTGACCTTGAACCACGGGCGGATACGAGCCGTGGCTCAAGGTGTTCAGCGTCCGGGCAGTCGTTCACGCAGCCAGATGCAACCATTTGCGCCCTTGCATATGACATGGCAAGGGGAGCGTGAACTGAAGCGCTTGCGCCTGATCGAGTCCCGAGGTGCCGCGGCCATGCTGGTCGGAGAAGGATTGTTGTGCGGCTTGTATGCCAACGAACTGCTGACTCGTCTGTTACCCATGGAGCTGCCGGTAGCCGATGTGTTTGCTTTTTATACGGCTGCGATGACCGAGCTTACGGTGCCGGCTTCTCGGGCTCCGGCCTTGCGGCGTCTGGAAGTGGCGTTGCTGGATGCACTGGATGCTGCTCCGCGCTTTACGACTCCGGGAGGAACCACACTGGACCCTCAGGCACGTTACCGCTATGAGCCTCATAGCCGTGGCTTCACGCCTGCAGCAGAAGGCATGGATGGGCGAACCCTGCGCTTGCTGGCTCACTGTGATTGGGGAGAACCTGGCTTGGCAGGAGCTGCCAAGATCATCACCCGTGCAGCACTCGCCCCATTGTTGGGTGATCGGCCATTGCGCTCCAGAGCCTTGATGCAGAGTCTGGTCGAGCGTCGACGACAGCCCTGA
- the lepA gene encoding translation elongation factor 4, whose protein sequence is MSQADNRKVINNIRNFSIIAHIDHGKSTLSDRLIQSCGGLSERELKEQVLDSMDLERERGITIKAQSVTLDYQAADGEIYQLNFIDTPGHVDFSYEVSRSLYACEGALLVVDAAQGVEAQSVANCYTAIEQGLEVLPVLNKMDLPQADPEKVSHEIEEIIGLDATDACQVSAKSGLGINELLERLVRDIPPPKGDKEAPLQALIIDSWFDNYLGVVSLVRVFDGTLKKGDKIRILSTGRDWQANEIGIFTPLRKETNILRAGEVGFVVAGIKDIHGAPVGDTITHAKTPEVKRLPGFLKVKPQVYAGMFPVSADDYEDFRDALAKLALNDASLDYEPENSDALGFGFRVGFLGTLHMEIVQERLEREYDIDLLTTAPTVVYELAMKNGEERYVSNPSKLPDMADVEEMREPIVRASILVPQEFVGNVIAECENRRGTQKDMQFLGSQIQLTYELPMSEVVMDFFDRLKSISKGYASLDYNFERFEAAKLVRLDVLINGDRVDALAVIIHRDHAHSRGRVLVEKMKELIPRQMFDVAIQAAIGGQVVARSTVKALRKNVTAKCYGGDVTRKKKLLEKQKAGKKRMKQVGRVEIPQDAFLAVLKVND, encoded by the coding sequence ATGTCACAAGCTGATAACCGCAAGGTAATCAACAATATACGCAACTTCTCCATTATCGCGCACATCGATCATGGCAAGTCGACGCTCTCTGATCGATTGATTCAGAGCTGTGGTGGCCTGAGCGAGCGTGAACTCAAGGAGCAGGTCCTGGACTCCATGGACCTTGAGCGCGAACGTGGCATTACCATCAAGGCTCAGTCGGTGACGCTGGATTACCAGGCGGCTGATGGTGAAATCTACCAGCTGAATTTCATTGACACCCCTGGGCATGTGGACTTTTCCTACGAAGTCTCGCGCTCCTTGTATGCCTGTGAAGGGGCGCTGCTGGTGGTGGATGCCGCTCAAGGTGTCGAGGCGCAGTCCGTGGCCAATTGCTATACCGCCATTGAGCAGGGCCTTGAAGTGTTGCCGGTGCTCAACAAGATGGACCTACCGCAGGCGGATCCGGAAAAGGTCAGCCACGAGATCGAGGAAATCATCGGTCTCGATGCCACTGATGCCTGCCAGGTTTCGGCCAAGAGCGGTTTGGGTATCAATGAGTTGCTTGAGCGCTTGGTGCGTGACATTCCGCCTCCCAAGGGAGACAAGGAAGCACCGTTGCAGGCACTGATCATCGACTCATGGTTCGATAATTACCTGGGGGTGGTATCCCTGGTACGGGTGTTCGATGGCACGCTGAAGAAAGGCGACAAGATTCGCATTCTGTCCACCGGGCGCGACTGGCAAGCCAATGAAATTGGCATCTTCACTCCGCTGCGCAAGGAAACCAATATCCTGCGCGCCGGAGAGGTTGGCTTCGTGGTCGCGGGTATCAAGGATATCCATGGTGCACCAGTGGGCGATACGATCACGCATGCCAAGACGCCGGAGGTGAAGCGCCTGCCGGGGTTCCTGAAGGTCAAGCCGCAGGTCTATGCCGGCATGTTCCCGGTCAGTGCCGATGATTACGAAGACTTTCGTGATGCACTGGCCAAGCTGGCGCTCAATGATGCTTCCCTGGATTATGAACCGGAAAATTCCGATGCCCTTGGCTTTGGTTTTCGTGTTGGTTTCCTTGGCACCCTGCACATGGAGATCGTGCAGGAGCGTCTGGAGCGTGAGTACGATATCGACCTGCTGACCACTGCACCGACGGTGGTCTACGAGCTGGCCATGAAGAATGGTGAAGAGCGCTATGTTTCCAACCCATCCAAACTGCCAGACATGGCCGATGTGGAGGAAATGCGTGAACCCATTGTTCGAGCCAGCATTCTGGTGCCTCAGGAATTCGTCGGTAATGTGATTGCCGAATGCGAAAACCGCCGCGGAACTCAGAAGGACATGCAATTCCTCGGTAGTCAGATCCAACTGACCTATGAGCTGCCGATGAGTGAAGTGGTGATGGACTTCTTCGATCGTCTCAAGTCCATCTCCAAGGGATATGCTTCCCTGGATTACAACTTCGAGCGTTTCGAGGCCGCCAAGCTCGTACGTCTCGATGTGCTTATCAATGGCGACCGGGTCGATGCGCTGGCTGTCATCATTCATCGCGACCATGCTCACTCCCGTGGCCGGGTGTTGGTGGAGAAGATGAAGGAATTGATTCCACGCCAGATGTTCGACGTGGCAATTCAAGCAGCTATCGGTGGTCAAGTCGTGGCCCGCTCCACCGTAAAGGCGCTGCGCAAGAACGTGACAGCCAAGTGTTACGGTGGTGACGTGACCCGCAAGAAGAAACTGCTGGAGAAGCAGAAGGCAGGTAAGAAACGGATGAAGCAGGTCGGCCGGGTGGAAATCCCCCAGGATGCCTTCCTTGCTGTGCTCAAGGTGAATGACTAG
- a CDS encoding MucB/RseB C-terminal domain-containing protein, translated as MPFFGSGRALLVVSAVSLFGLCYAAAPALGADVENPTNASSRTDSGATVPGVQSVFDCRALNDAPSAHTPVQWFERSIWAAHCYVYEARAVRISGPNVVSLSLSRDIRDGVERDRLHILDGPSRSLVREGGTARFQLSESGDAAAPASPEALAAHLGKLYRFQFDGQERIANRTALRLLMRPADDMRYGYHLWLDQATGLVLKRVLLDEQGRPLETYQLVELTPPELYDGEVRLRQPVSSAEPSWKPSWLPPGFVAQPLMSMVGVEGVSRQHRFYSDGLVTISLFVEPVPEDGGLRPGVHQLGASYAAVKHLEEGDAQMQVVVVGELPPEILVRVADSLEYSRKASRNGLSQDSSSRQDALEGRSSS; from the coding sequence ATGCCTTTCTTCGGGTCTGGTCGTGCACTATTGGTAGTGTCGGCCGTCTCTCTATTTGGCCTATGCTATGCCGCAGCTCCCGCTCTGGGGGCTGATGTTGAAAATCCCACTAATGCTTCTTCCCGCACCGACTCAGGGGCAACTGTGCCCGGAGTGCAGAGTGTCTTCGATTGTCGTGCGTTGAATGATGCTCCGTCGGCGCATACACCTGTGCAATGGTTCGAGCGTAGCATCTGGGCCGCTCACTGTTATGTGTATGAGGCACGGGCCGTGCGTATCAGTGGCCCGAATGTGGTCAGTCTTTCTCTTTCCAGGGATATCCGCGATGGTGTCGAGCGTGATCGTCTGCACATCCTCGATGGCCCGAGCCGATCATTGGTGCGGGAAGGTGGCACTGCACGTTTTCAACTGAGCGAGTCGGGTGACGCAGCGGCTCCGGCATCGCCGGAAGCCCTGGCTGCCCATCTTGGGAAGTTATATCGCTTTCAGTTCGACGGTCAGGAGCGCATTGCCAATCGAACAGCGCTCAGGTTGCTGATGCGACCTGCTGACGATATGCGCTATGGCTATCATTTATGGCTTGATCAGGCCACCGGCCTGGTGCTCAAGAGAGTATTGCTGGATGAGCAGGGTAGGCCGCTGGAAACCTACCAGCTGGTGGAGCTGACACCACCAGAGCTATATGACGGAGAGGTGCGCTTGCGACAGCCTGTTTCCAGTGCAGAACCTAGCTGGAAGCCAAGCTGGTTGCCTCCGGGGTTTGTTGCCCAGCCTCTGATGTCCATGGTCGGAGTGGAGGGAGTGTCGCGACAGCATCGTTTCTATAGTGATGGCCTGGTGACGATCAGCCTCTTTGTCGAACCCGTGCCTGAAGATGGCGGCTTGCGGCCTGGAGTGCACCAGCTAGGAGCCAGCTATGCGGCGGTGAAGCATCTGGAAGAGGGCGATGCTCAGATGCAGGTAGTCGTGGTGGGGGAGTTGCCCCCTGAAATCCTGGTGCGAGTGGCCGATAGTCTTGAGTATTCTCGTAAGGCTTCCCGTAATGGTCTTAGCCAGGATTCCTCTAGCCGTCAGGATGCACTGGAAGGGAGGTCGTCATCATGA
- the rpoE gene encoding RNA polymerase sigma factor RpoE, translated as MTTKETDQQLVERAQKGDTRAFDLLVKKYQHKILGLIGRYISDHAEVQDVAQEAFIKAYRALGKFRAESAFYTWMYRIAINTAKNHLVSRGRRPPGSDLDINDAEIIDMSGRLSDIETPEAAIARDQLEEAVFEAIENLPDDLRTAITLRELDGLSYEDIAQIMDCPVGTVRSRIFRAREAVDQHIQPLVTTSRNAESVPE; from the coding sequence ATGACAACTAAAGAAACTGATCAGCAACTGGTGGAGCGCGCCCAGAAAGGGGATACACGCGCTTTCGACCTGTTGGTGAAGAAATATCAGCACAAGATTCTCGGCCTGATCGGCCGCTATATCAGCGATCATGCAGAAGTACAGGATGTCGCTCAGGAAGCGTTCATCAAGGCATATCGTGCCTTGGGCAAGTTTCGTGCCGAAAGCGCCTTCTACACCTGGATGTATCGTATTGCCATCAATACGGCCAAGAATCACCTGGTATCCAGGGGGCGGCGTCCGCCGGGAAGTGATCTGGACATCAATGACGCAGAGATCATTGACATGAGTGGCCGACTATCCGATATCGAGACACCGGAAGCCGCCATTGCCAGGGACCAGCTGGAAGAGGCCGTGTTCGAAGCGATCGAGAACCTTCCCGATGATCTGCGTACGGCCATCACCCTGCGCGAGCTGGATGGCCTCTCCTATGAAGATATTGCTCAGATCATGGACTGCCCGGTAGGGACCGTGCGCTCGCGTATTTTCCGGGCTCGGGAGGCTGTGGATCAGCACATCCAGCCGCTGGTCACCACGTCGCGCAATGCGGAATCGGTGCCGGAATAG
- the pdxJ gene encoding pyridoxine 5'-phosphate synthase produces MHPPRMLLGVNIDHIATLRQARGTRYPDPVQAALLAEEAGADGITVHLREDRRHIQERDVRILAEVLNTRMNLEMAVTEEMLRLAEEVCPAHVCLVPEKREELTTEGGLDVVGNFDVVSAACKRLAEAGSEVSLFIDPDPEQIEAALRAGAPVIELHTGAFADAESKELAAKEYQRLIAAAEMAVELGIIVNAGHGLHYHNVEAIAAIPGLNELNIGHAIIARALFVGLKEAVSEMKRLMIAGYEAGLVAAIDEFEHAHDHDHHD; encoded by the coding sequence ATGCATCCTCCTCGAATGCTGCTTGGCGTTAACATCGACCATATCGCCACCCTGCGTCAGGCCCGTGGTACCCGCTATCCGGATCCAGTTCAGGCAGCATTGTTGGCCGAGGAAGCTGGTGCCGACGGCATTACCGTGCACCTGCGTGAAGATCGCCGGCATATTCAAGAGCGCGATGTGCGTATTCTGGCCGAGGTCTTGAATACTCGCATGAACCTGGAAATGGCCGTCACAGAGGAAATGCTCCGCCTTGCTGAAGAAGTGTGCCCAGCACATGTGTGCCTGGTGCCAGAGAAGCGAGAGGAACTGACCACCGAGGGCGGTCTCGATGTGGTGGGGAATTTCGATGTGGTGAGTGCAGCATGCAAGCGCCTGGCTGAGGCGGGGAGTGAAGTTTCCCTGTTCATCGATCCTGATCCAGAGCAGATTGAGGCTGCATTGCGTGCCGGGGCTCCTGTCATCGAGTTGCATACGGGGGCCTTTGCCGATGCCGAATCAAAGGAACTGGCTGCCAAGGAATACCAACGCCTGATCGCTGCTGCGGAAATGGCAGTGGAGCTGGGAATCATTGTCAATGCCGGGCATGGTCTGCACTATCACAATGTGGAAGCCATTGCGGCCATTCCCGGGCTGAATGAGTTGAATATCGGCCATGCCATCATCGCTCGTGCCTTGTTTGTTGGCCTCAAGGAGGCTGTGTCCGAGATGAAGCGGCTGATGATCGCGGGCTATGAAGCCGGCCTGGTCGCTGCCATCGACGAGTTTGAACACGCTCATGATCATGATCACCATGACTGA
- a CDS encoding sigma-E factor negative regulatory protein, with translation MSLNARESLSALMDNEGDELELRRVLKSLESDSGAAQRWRRYHLARSALRRETEGHPGIDISAGVMARIEQEPAPFGEAGLADDQHHAAARARGGMSFARGAGIAAAVSLMVISGVQFYNGSLNDPGAGIEGVASSGTSGGDGLDMASTSAANDAAAPVAASNGSTAMPSLAELPLFNNGAAGQASSGLMTVGASPMFLAPSVQQSMRGEQAQAQARLLQSYLERHAQGAAFSGADNWMPMLREVHEPR, from the coding sequence ATGAGTCTGAACGCACGGGAATCGCTTTCAGCCCTGATGGATAATGAGGGTGATGAGCTCGAGTTGCGCCGAGTTCTCAAGTCTCTGGAAAGTGACAGTGGTGCCGCCCAGCGCTGGCGACGCTATCACCTGGCGCGCTCCGCCCTGCGTCGCGAGACTGAAGGCCACCCTGGAATTGATATCTCTGCCGGTGTCATGGCTCGTATTGAGCAGGAGCCAGCCCCCTTCGGTGAAGCAGGTCTTGCCGACGACCAGCATCATGCGGCTGCCCGAGCGAGGGGAGGCATGAGCTTCGCGCGTGGCGCTGGCATTGCCGCTGCTGTGTCGTTGATGGTCATCAGTGGCGTGCAGTTCTACAACGGCTCCCTGAATGATCCCGGGGCGGGTATAGAAGGCGTTGCGTCCTCGGGAACATCCGGCGGTGATGGCCTTGATATGGCCAGCACCTCGGCAGCCAACGATGCCGCGGCACCCGTTGCAGCTTCGAATGGCTCTACCGCCATGCCGTCATTGGCAGAGCTGCCATTGTTCAACAATGGAGCAGCGGGTCAGGCTTCCAGTGGGCTGATGACGGTAGGTGCTTCACCGATGTTCCTTGCGCCATCTGTGCAACAGTCAATGCGTGGAGAGCAGGCGCAGGCTCAAGCACGGTTGCTGCAGTCATATCTTGAGCGTCATGCTCAGGGCGCGGCTTTCAGCGGTGCCGACAACTGGATGCCAATGTTGCGCGAAGTGCATGAACCGCGCTGA
- the lepB gene encoding signal peptidase I — translation MDFSLMLVIAVAVTGLVWLVGVVWWRPRNAAATAGADGDGVSAAKPHKDPWPIDYARSFFPVLLVVLVVRSFIVEPFQIPSESMRPTLEVGDFILVNKFSYGLRLPVVNTKILDLGEPERGDVVVFRYPQDPSVDYIKRIVAVPGDHVSYLGKQLYINGEPVHKTQVDASPEAAPGNVLLREQLGEHDHQIYNTRGAFSPQVRDVVVPEGSYFAMGDNRDNSKDSRYWGFVPEENVVGKAFAVWMHWEGFIPSFSSVRLIR, via the coding sequence ATGGATTTTTCCCTGATGTTGGTGATCGCGGTGGCGGTCACGGGCCTGGTCTGGCTGGTGGGGGTGGTTTGGTGGCGGCCACGTAATGCTGCGGCGACCGCCGGGGCTGATGGTGATGGTGTTTCTGCAGCGAAGCCGCACAAGGACCCCTGGCCGATCGACTATGCGCGCTCCTTCTTTCCAGTGTTGCTGGTGGTACTGGTCGTGCGTAGCTTCATTGTCGAGCCGTTCCAGATTCCTTCTGAGTCAATGCGCCCAACCCTGGAAGTAGGGGACTTCATCCTGGTCAACAAGTTTTCCTACGGTCTGCGCTTGCCGGTGGTCAACACCAAGATACTCGACCTAGGAGAACCTGAGCGCGGTGATGTCGTGGTGTTCCGCTATCCGCAGGATCCATCTGTCGACTATATCAAGCGTATCGTGGCAGTGCCTGGTGATCATGTCAGTTATCTCGGCAAACAGCTCTACATCAATGGCGAGCCGGTGCACAAGACTCAGGTAGATGCGTCTCCCGAGGCTGCTCCCGGAAATGTCCTGTTGCGTGAGCAACTGGGAGAACACGACCATCAGATCTACAATACTCGTGGGGCCTTCAGCCCGCAGGTACGTGATGTTGTAGTGCCCGAAGGCAGCTATTTTGCCATGGGGGATAACCGAGACAACTCCAAGGACAGTCGTTATTGGGGCTTCGTTCCGGAGGAAAATGTCGTGGGCAAGGCCTTCGCTGTATGGATGCATTGGGAAGGCTTTATTCCGAGTTTCTCCAGCGTGCGCCTGATTCGTTGA
- the rnc gene encoding ribonuclease III, with amino-acid sequence MSNPLTAFSHRIGHEFKDSGLLELAMTHRSYGGRNNERLEFLGDSIVNFVIAEALFQRFPEAREGQLSRLRARLVKGQTLAELAREMRVGECLRLGSGEMKSGGHRRESILADAVEAVIGAIYLDAGMDVARARVLAWFAERLGNINLKESQKDPKTRLQEFLQSRQAPLPRYEVTSVEGEAHAQTFTVECHVEVLDKHTIGSGSSRRHAEQQAAERALALLDPKGVSA; translated from the coding sequence GTGAGCAATCCCCTGACCGCTTTTAGCCACCGTATCGGCCATGAGTTCAAGGATTCTGGACTCCTGGAGTTGGCAATGACCCATCGTAGCTACGGTGGTCGCAACAATGAACGTCTGGAGTTTCTCGGTGACTCGATTGTGAACTTTGTCATCGCTGAAGCTCTGTTCCAACGTTTTCCCGAGGCGCGTGAAGGCCAGCTTTCCCGCTTGCGTGCTCGTTTGGTCAAAGGGCAGACCTTGGCTGAGCTGGCGCGCGAGATGAGAGTTGGTGAATGCCTGCGGCTTGGCTCTGGTGAAATGAAAAGCGGGGGCCATCGCCGTGAGTCCATCCTGGCGGATGCCGTTGAAGCGGTGATCGGGGCCATTTATCTGGATGCCGGTATGGATGTGGCTCGAGCCCGTGTACTGGCGTGGTTTGCCGAGCGCCTTGGCAACATCAATCTCAAGGAGTCCCAGAAGGACCCCAAGACGCGCCTTCAGGAATTCTTGCAATCGCGTCAAGCACCACTCCCGCGTTATGAAGTGACTTCGGTGGAGGGAGAGGCGCATGCCCAGACCTTCACTGTGGAATGCCACGTGGAGGTGCTCGACAAGCATACTATTGGTAGCGGCTCCAGCCGTCGCCACGCAGAACAGCAGGCAGCCGAGCGTGCCTTGGCCCTGCTCGACCCCAAGGGAGTCAGTGCATGA
- the era gene encoding GTPase Era — protein sequence MTQTCGFVAIVGRPNVGKSTLMNRILGQKISITSRRPQTTRHQVMGIKTEGDAQFVYVDTPGIHILAKDRNKAINRFMNQAAVQALRDVDCVVFIIDRTRWSDEDQVVLQRLEHVDAPVILAVNKVDRLQDKASLLPWLQEVGARREFAAVVPISAKHGTNVPELEAEIARHLPESIHYFPEDQITDKSQRFLAAEMVREKVMRQLGDELPYQMTVEVEEFRDTPKVVHISALILVERQGQKKILIGENGERIKSIGREARIDMERSLDKKVMLNLWVKVKRGWSDDERALKSLGYDLD from the coding sequence ATGACCCAGACCTGTGGCTTCGTTGCCATCGTTGGTCGCCCCAATGTCGGCAAGTCAACGCTGATGAACCGTATTCTGGGGCAGAAAATTTCAATTACTTCACGTCGACCCCAGACGACACGACATCAGGTCATGGGGATCAAGACTGAAGGCGATGCCCAGTTTGTCTACGTGGATACTCCGGGTATCCATATTCTGGCCAAGGACCGCAACAAGGCGATCAACCGCTTCATGAACCAGGCTGCCGTACAGGCCTTGCGTGATGTGGACTGTGTCGTGTTCATCATCGACCGCACCCGCTGGTCAGATGAAGACCAGGTGGTTCTGCAGCGTCTTGAACATGTCGATGCCCCAGTGATCCTGGCGGTGAACAAGGTGGATCGCCTGCAGGACAAGGCCAGCTTGTTGCCCTGGTTGCAAGAGGTGGGGGCGCGGCGCGAATTTGCTGCCGTGGTGCCGATTTCCGCCAAGCACGGCACCAATGTCCCCGAACTGGAAGCTGAAATCGCCAGGCACCTTCCGGAAAGTATTCATTACTTCCCTGAGGACCAGATCACCGACAAGAGTCAGCGCTTTCTTGCCGCTGAGATGGTTCGCGAGAAAGTCATGCGCCAGCTTGGCGATGAGCTGCCGTATCAGATGACCGTAGAAGTTGAGGAGTTTCGTGATACGCCCAAGGTCGTGCACATCAGTGCTCTGATTCTGGTCGAGCGTCAGGGGCAGAAGAAGATTCTCATTGGTGAGAATGGCGAGCGCATCAAGAGCATCGGCCGAGAGGCTCGCATCGACATGGAGCGTTCTCTGGACAAGAAGGTCATGCTCAATCTGTGGGTCAAGGTCAAGCGTGGCTGGTCCGATGACGAGCGGGCTCTGAAAAGCCTGGGTTACGACCTCGACTAA
- the acpS gene encoding holo-ACP synthase, which translates to MILGIGTDIARVERFEAAMRRHGDRFAARVLGPHEAQRFAQHVAPAAFLAKRFAAKEAFVKALGTGLREGMRWTDIQVVNDALGRPSLMLSGEAAGLAENLGVTRMHLSLSDEHDVAVAFVVLEGELHREHCEGNAV; encoded by the coding sequence GTGATTCTGGGCATTGGAACCGATATAGCCCGGGTCGAGCGTTTTGAAGCGGCAATGCGTCGCCATGGCGACCGTTTTGCCGCTCGAGTGCTGGGCCCCCATGAAGCACAGCGATTTGCCCAGCATGTGGCTCCGGCAGCGTTTCTGGCCAAGCGTTTTGCGGCCAAGGAAGCATTCGTCAAGGCGCTAGGCACTGGCCTGCGTGAAGGAATGCGCTGGACTGACATCCAGGTCGTCAACGATGCTTTGGGGCGGCCTTCCCTGATGCTGAGTGGCGAGGCCGCGGGTTTGGCGGAAAACCTCGGAGTGACGCGGATGCACCTGAGCCTCAGCGATGAACATGATGTGGCCGTGGCGTTTGTTGTCCTGGAAGGAGAGCTTCATCGCGAGCATTGCGAAGGAAATGCTGTCTAG
- a CDS encoding DegQ family serine endoprotease produces the protein MKPLTRSLSMWTALAVGLVFAQNSMARELPDFTQLVEDAAPGVVNISTTRTAESYRTPFGNFGGQDVPEIFRHFFGDRFPVPPGGGHTEELQSLGSGFVIDEDGYIMTNAHVVDGADEITVRLNDRRDLKAELVGEDKKTDVAVLKVNARDLPTLKLGDSEDLKVGEWVAAIGSPFGFDHSVTAGIISAINRTLPRDAYVPFIQTDVAINPGNSGGPLFNLDGEVVGINSQIFTRSGGFMGLSFAIPINVAMDVADQLRTEGHVTRGWLGVMIQPVSRDLAESFGMDKPEGALIADLDPEGPAAKDGLKAGDIVLSVNGEAVDRSSSLPRLIGQVKPDQDVELKVMRDGKTLTQTVTVGDWPDELSGGDSSGHGGQTSPARLGVAVQSLSDDELERYGVDAGVLVADVDPRGVAAESGIRPGDIIVSVDQQAVESGRQLSEIVSKLPSDRAVPVRIYRDGSSLFVALRLGDE, from the coding sequence ATGAAGCCTCTGACTCGCAGTCTTTCCATGTGGACGGCACTTGCTGTCGGGCTGGTTTTCGCCCAGAACAGCATGGCTAGGGAACTTCCGGATTTTACTCAATTAGTGGAAGATGCAGCCCCTGGAGTGGTCAATATTTCAACAACACGAACAGCAGAGAGTTATCGTACACCTTTTGGTAATTTCGGTGGCCAGGACGTGCCTGAGATTTTCCGCCATTTCTTTGGTGACCGTTTCCCCGTTCCCCCGGGGGGAGGGCATACCGAAGAGCTCCAGTCCCTGGGTTCGGGCTTCGTCATTGACGAGGATGGCTACATCATGACTAATGCCCATGTGGTCGATGGGGCCGACGAAATCACTGTGCGCTTGAATGATCGCCGTGATCTGAAGGCTGAGCTGGTGGGCGAAGACAAGAAGACGGATGTGGCTGTACTCAAGGTCAATGCTCGCGATTTGCCAACGCTGAAACTGGGGGATTCCGAGGATCTCAAAGTGGGGGAATGGGTAGCTGCCATTGGTTCACCATTTGGCTTTGATCATTCAGTGACAGCAGGAATCATTTCTGCCATCAACCGCACATTGCCTCGTGATGCCTATGTGCCTTTCATTCAGACTGATGTGGCTATCAACCCAGGCAACTCGGGGGGGCCATTGTTCAATCTCGATGGTGAAGTCGTCGGTATCAACTCTCAGATCTTTACCCGTAGCGGTGGCTTCATGGGGTTATCCTTTGCCATTCCTATCAACGTGGCAATGGACGTGGCTGATCAGTTACGCACTGAAGGACATGTAACGCGTGGCTGGCTGGGCGTCATGATTCAGCCCGTGTCTCGTGATCTGGCTGAGTCCTTTGGCATGGACAAGCCTGAAGGTGCATTGATTGCCGACCTGGATCCAGAAGGGCCAGCAGCCAAAGATGGCCTGAAGGCCGGTGATATCGTGCTGTCAGTGAACGGTGAAGCCGTTGATCGTTCCAGTTCTCTGCCGCGCCTGATTGGCCAGGTCAAACCGGACCAGGACGTCGAGCTCAAGGTGATGCGAGATGGCAAGACGCTGACCCAGACGGTCACGGTGGGTGATTGGCCTGATGAGCTGAGCGGTGGTGACAGCAGTGGGCATGGTGGCCAGACCTCTCCTGCTCGCCTGGGGGTGGCGGTGCAATCCCTGAGCGATGACGAACTGGAACGTTATGGCGTAGACGCTGGTGTTCTGGTGGCTGATGTGGATCCTCGCGGTGTTGCTGCCGAGTCTGGCATTCGTCCTGGAGACATCATCGTCAGCGTCGATCAGCAGGCCGTTGAAAGTGGCCGTCAGTTGAGTGAGATCGTGTCCAAGCTGCCCAGCGACCGCGCAGTACCGGTGCGCATCTATCGCGATGGCAGCTCCTTGTTCGTTGCCCTGAGACTGGGCGACGAATAA